The DNA sequence CGGAAGTGGTTTTGCGATTCAAATCGCTTGTTTCCATACGGACACATCAGAACCGCGGACATAAAATCTGCTTCCTTCCATTCTGTAACTtacataaacaatatttttgaagcAAACGTGATTTCTTCTGTATAAGAAAGTGGGATAATCCGAGTTATATATTCACAATAAAGTAAATCAATTAGTGACAGTTGTTTAAACTAAGCACTTTTTAATGTCTGTAATCATGAGTTCGCCGACCTCAGTTCTACTAGAAACGGTCAACTTTGCAGCAGAGAAACATCGAAATCAGCGCCGTAAAGACCCAGATGCGACACCTTACATCAATCATCCCATAGGTACTATACTAGAGCAATAAACTACAAGTATACTAAGAAAAACAAGCGTATTTAACTCAAATCTAATGTAATGTCACGGTCTTGTTACTTTACCATAAATTGTCTCATTTTCACAGGTGTTGCAAGGATTTTAAGTAATGAAGGAGGAATCACAGATATCGAAGTTTTACAAGTGAGCTACAAATaggctttaaaataaataaataatcagtgTTTACTGTAACTGCCCTAAGTAAGGTGGTTTAACAGTGATTATAGTTTAACTGtagtatttatttgtaataaaacacaaatgtatCATTGTCTTACTATAGTTTACTATACGTTTTAAAGTAAAACTATGGTAATATAAATGGTAATTAACCCCAAATCAAACAATTTTACTGTCATAAAAACATTTCCTAAGGAAAAGATTGataatattcatttttttctggtAATACAGGCAGCTTTGCTTCATGATACAGTAGAGGACACTGACACAACTATTGATGAGCTGGAATCTGTTTTTGGACCGACAGTAGCGAGAATCGTCCAGGAAGTGACAGATGACAGGACCCTGCCAAAAGAGGAGAGAAAACGTCTACAAGTGGAGCATGCACCACACCGCAGCCATCAGGCCAAGCTGGTTAAACTAGCTGACAAGTTGTATAATTTACGGGACCTCAATCGTTGCACCCCTACGGGTGAGATATTGTTGCTTTGAAAGATTTGTACATTTAGTCTGTCATTTCACTGCCATTTTTATGCTGTCATTGTACCGTAAAAATTGGTGTTTTCTCTCTTGACGGGTTGGACACAACAGAGGGTTCAAGAATATTTTGTATGGGCATCTCAAGTTATAAAGGGGCTTCGTGGCACCAACGCTGAACTTGAGGAGAAACTGCAGAAGCTCTTTTTAGAGAGAGGAGTGGAAATATGAGCTGGTTGAAAAGAGGGTGCCGTACAATGCAATTGATTCTCATGTGGTGTACTTTATCTTAATATAGATCTATAGTTATTATGAATAGGATTTTTTTATAATgggatttttttcacattttctccttggttattaaaaaaataaatacggGCATGGTATTGAattatgaaataaaatgtaagttttgtGAAAGCTGATAAATGTTGTTGTCTATGATTATTTCTCATAATAATTTCTAAACTGCTTTTCCCTTACAAACACTCATAATATAAGTatagtttaaagggatagttcacccaaaaatgaaaattctatcatttactcacccttgtgttgttacaaacctgtatacatttctttgttttgatgaacacagagGAAGATATTATGAGGAATGTATGTAACTGGAACTGGAATGTATGGAACTATAtgtaagtgaatggggctcatgatcagtttggttacaaacatttctcaaaatatcttccttacgTGTTCATTAGAAGAGAGACTTTTATAcatgtttataacaacatgagagtgagaaaattatagaatttttatttttgggtgaactatacctttaatatAATTGTTACAACCAGGGCCAgtctatttttaaatatttaaggtaaataaaatatgaagaAAACAAAGACTAAAACATATCGCTTTGATCAATAGAATAAAAAACGAAAGCAATGAAAATGCTTGAACAGAAAAAAGTAAGTGGGAACTATTAAAAGCGGGGGAGTGTTTCCAGGGGACACTTTGAACGCACGGTAACACGTTGACGTAATATTGCAGGACGTCCATGTTCGTGGATAAAGCACTGTAAACAGAATTTCTTTTTGAAAAGGCTTTTTATTTTGTAGCAGTACCCGTGTGAGCGGTCTAAAAATGTCAGGAGCAAATGCTTTGAACTCCAAGCAGCCGCCGATTCAGTCGACGGCGGGAGCTGTGCCGATTCGAAATGATAAAGGTATTTGTTGCATCCGTTAGCTTTGATTATTAGCATGTATTGACAAGATATTTCGCTTGAATATCAATAAACTCCTGATATAACACATGTAGTCTGtgttaaaatactttattatGCTTACTTTTGACCTTATATTTTCCTATATGTTGTTTGTAGTGATCGTATTTGCAACGtgaaaatacagtattttgcatCTGTTTCTacacaacacacatactgtTTACAGTCATGTAAAGGGGCAGCAGTATGTATGAGATAACATGATGCAATAgcaaattataattgtttaacaTATATGTTTGTAATTTAAAGGTGAAATTTCTATGGAGAAGGTAAAAGTGAAGCGATATGTGTCGGGAAAGCGTCCAGACTATGCCCCTATGGAGTCCTCGGATGAAGAAGAAGAGGATTTCCAGTTTGTTAAGAAAGGTAAAGAGGCTGAACCCGAGATGGAAGTTGAAGAAGATGAATCGTCAGATCCTCGTCTTCGACGTCTCATGAATCGAGTGTCAGAAGATGCTGAAGAAAGGTATAGCTAATCCACCTACATAACGCTTTCTGAGTTATGCTGCCATATATATGTTTTTGTACAAGGAAGCTGTATTTGTTTCTCCCATAGACTTGCGAGACACAGGCAAATAGCAGAGCCAGAGCTGATTGCTCAAAGCAGCGAGGACTCCGATGAAGGAACCTGGCACCCTGAGCGAGAGGAGAGCAGTGAAgatgaagaagaggaggaaGTTGATGATGAAGTAGGTTCCAATTTACATTTTGGGGATTTAGGCAACATCTTATtgactttataaatgtatttataaaattaGCTAACAAAAACATGGTCTTCTGCATAGGAAATTGAAAGAAGGCGAGCCATGATGCGACAGCGTGCACAAGAGAGGAAGAATGAGGAAATGGAGATCATGGACGTGGAGGAGGAGGGAAAATCTGGAGAGGAGTCTGAATCGGAGTCAGAGTACGAGGAGTACACAGACAGCGAGGATGAAACGGAGCCTCGGTTAAAACCTGTGTTCATCCGCAAGTGAGTTCCTTCGTCAACAGTGAATATCTTGTCTATTTAAACCAGAATAGTTTTGTACCACAAAAACAGACCTTATGTAGTAATGCATACCCTTTTTCCCCATCTTTGTTTGTATTCGTTACAGTGTAATAAATTTGTGACTTAATCCGTATGGTTAATGTGGCTAATTAGGAAGGACCGAGTGACAGTTGCAGAACGAGAGGCTGAAGAGCAGAAGCAGAAAGAACTAGAAGCAGAGGCCAAAAAACAAGCCGAAGAGAGACGACGGTACACACTGAAAATTGTAGAGGAGGAGGCCAAGAAAGAGTTTGAGGAGAACAAACGTACGCTTGCTGCACTTGATGCTCTAGACACAGATGGAGAAaatgaggaggaagagtatgaggCCTGGAAAGTAAGAGAACTTAAGCGCATTAAGAGAGACAGAGAAGCCAGAGAAACGTGAGTAGTTCATTTTTGGATTGGGAATTTTTACATTACCCATCACCTTAGTATAGAAATGCAATTTATGATGTTATGTGACATTAACTTGCAGAATGGAGAAAGAGAAAGCTGAAATCGAGAGATTTCACAATCTTACAGAGGAGGAACGCAGAGCAGAACTGCGCAACAATGGAAAAGTTGTCACCAACAAAGCATCCAAGGGCAAATATAAGTTTCTGCAGAAGTACTATCACAGAGGAGCTTTCTTCTTGGTGCGCAATGAGACACTATCACTTTTAGACATCATCGTCATCAACATCATAtccagtttatttatttttcatgtcTGATCTTTTCTGCAGGATCAAGAACAGGATGTCTTCAAGAGAGACTTTAGTGCTCCAACCCTCGAGGATCACTTCAACAAAACAATCTTGCCCAAAGTCATGCAGGTCAGTACTGAAAGCGTGCACTGTATtgttcttaaaggattagtcaattctctcaaaaaaaaaatccagacaatccacacaccaccatgtcatccaaaatgccgatgtctctccccgttcagtcgagaagaaattatttttttggggaaaacattccaggatttttctcattttaatggaccccaacacttaacagttttaatgcagtttaaaattg is a window from the Misgurnus anguillicaudatus chromosome 21, ASM2758022v2, whole genome shotgun sequence genome containing:
- the hddc3 gene encoding guanosine-3',5'-bis(diphosphate) 3'-pyrophosphohydrolase MESH1 — encoded protein: MSVIMSSPTSVLLETVNFAAEKHRNQRRKDPDATPYINHPIGVARILSNEGGITDIEVLQAALLHDTVEDTDTTIDELESVFGPTVARIVQEVTDDRTLPKEERKRLQVEHAPHRSHQAKLVKLADKLYNLRDLNRCTPTGWTQQRVQEYFVWASQVIKGLRGTNAELEEKLQKLFLERGVEI
- the mfap1 gene encoding microfibrillar-associated protein 1; protein product: MSGANALNSKQPPIQSTAGAVPIRNDKGEISMEKVKVKRYVSGKRPDYAPMESSDEEEEDFQFVKKGKEAEPEMEVEEDESSDPRLRRLMNRVSEDAEERLARHRQIAEPELIAQSSEDSDEGTWHPEREESSEDEEEEEVDDEEIERRRAMMRQRAQERKNEEMEIMDVEEEGKSGEESESESEYEEYTDSEDETEPRLKPVFIRKKDRVTVAEREAEEQKQKELEAEAKKQAEERRRYTLKIVEEEAKKEFEENKRTLAALDALDTDGENEEEEYEAWKVRELKRIKRDREARETMEKEKAEIERFHNLTEEERRAELRNNGKVVTNKASKGKYKFLQKYYHRGAFFLDQEQDVFKRDFSAPTLEDHFNKTILPKVMQVKNFGRSGRTKYTHLVDQDTTSFDSAWAQESAQNSKFFKQKAAGVRDVFDRPTVHKRKT